A region from the Aegilops tauschii subsp. strangulata cultivar AL8/78 chromosome 5, Aet v6.0, whole genome shotgun sequence genome encodes:
- the LOC109733166 gene encoding proteasome subunit beta type-4, whose product MDGSHSHVAAAGAGGGEGTQRTLNPYVTGNSVIAMKYKDGVIMACDTGASYGSTLRYKSVERIKEVGKHSLIGGSGEFSDFQEILRYLDELTLNDHMWDDGNSLGPKEIHAYLTRVMYNRRNKFDPLWNSLVLGGVKKGPKGDEKYLGMVNMIGTHFEENHIATGFGNHMAIPILRGEWREDMTFEEAVKLIEKCLLVLLYRDRSSINKFQIAKITTEGSTIYPPYALKTNWGFAAFENPSKGAVGTW is encoded by the exons ATGGACGGATCCCACTcccacgtggcggcggcgggggccggaGGCGGCGAGGGGACGCAGAGGACACT GAACCCCTATGTGACTGGTAACTCGGTGATTGCAATGAAATACAAGGATGGTGTGATCATGGCATGTGACACTGGAG CCTCCTATGGGTCAACTCTGCGATACAAGAGTGTGGAGCGTATCAAGGAGGTTGGTAAGCATAGCCTTATTGGAGGGAGTGGGGAGTTCAGTGATTTCCAGGAGATTCTGCGCTATCTGGATGAACTGAC TCTGAATGATCATATGTGGGATGATGGGAACTCATTGGGCCCCAAGGAAATCCACGCATACCTCACAAGAGTGATGTACAACCGGCGCAATAAGTTTGACCCTCTGTGGAACTCCCTGGTGCTTGGTGGAGTGAAGAAGGGCCCAAAGGGCGATGAGAAGTATCTTGGCATG GTTAACATGATTGGTACACACTTTGAGGAGAACCACATTGCCACTGGATTTGGGAACCACATGGCAATCCCAATACTTCGTGGTGAATGGCGTGAGGACATGACCTTTGAAGAAGCCGTTAAGCTGATTGAGAAGTGCCTGCTGGTCTTGTTGTACCGTGACCGGTCATCCATCAACAAATTCCAG ATTGCCAAGATCACAACCGAGGGATCGACCATCTACCCGCCGTACGCCCTGAAGACCAACTGGGGATTTGCCGCCTTCGAGAACCCATCCAAGGGTGCTGTAGGAACATGGTAG